The proteins below come from a single Chrysoperla carnea chromosome 1, inChrCarn1.1, whole genome shotgun sequence genomic window:
- the LOC123290501 gene encoding replication factor C subunit 4 isoform X1 codes for MQAFLKTGKLGPSEKKPTTSGKTTKARTAPWVEKYRPRTVEDVVEQKEAVEVLKQCMSGADLPNLLFYGPPGTGKTSTILAACRQLFGDMYKERILELNASDERGIQVIREKVKSFAQITASGIRPDGKSCPPFKIIILDEADSMTHAAQAALRRTMERESKTTRFCLICNYVSRIIPPLTSRCTKFRFKPLAEEEIVKRLKHICSEENITCEPQTMDLLVRTSGGDLRRAITCLQSCSRLKGDQVAINKDDVYEVTGVVPDQWIQDFIDICKHKNYSDVETFVNNFISEAYSAGQFLEQLNEIIIYSKDFTKQQKAKICEKLGLCNFQLQDGGSEYLQLIDLGCTILMSNKMK; via the exons atgcaggcatttttaaaaactggTAAACTTGGACCATCCGAAAAAAAACCAACGACCAGTGGAAAAACTACCAAAGCACGTACAGCACCATGGGTTGAAAAATA tcGACCACGGACCGTTGAAGATGTTGTCGAACAAAAAGAAGCTGTGgaagtattaaaacaatgtATGTCTGGTGCAGATTTaccaaatttattgttttatgggCCACCTGGAACTGGTAAAACTAGTACGATCCTAGCAGCGTGTAGACAATTATTTGGTGATATGTACAAAGAAAG aatCCTCGAATTGAATGCATCGGATGAACGAGGTATTCAAGTAATTCGTGAAAAAGTTAAGAGTTTTGCACAAATAACAGCGAGTGGAATTCGTCCTGA tGGTAAAAGTTGTCCACCATTTAAAATCATAATCTTAGATGAAGCGGATTCAATGACACACGCAGCCCAAGCAGCACTACGTCGTACAATGGAACGTGAATCGAAAACCACTCGATTCTGTTTGATTTGTAACTATGTGTCCCGTATTATACCACCATTAACATCCCGTTGTACAAAGTTCCGTTTCAAACCGTTAGCGGAAGAGGAGATCGTGAAACgtttaaaacatatttgtaGCGAGGAGAACATCACATGCGAACCACAAACAATGGATTTATTGGTACGAACCAGTGGTGGTGATTTACGTCGTGCCATCACATGCTTACAAAGTTGTTCCCGTTTGAAAGGGGATCAAGTAGCGATCAATAAGGATGATGTGTACGAAGTGACTGGTGTTGTTCCAGATCAATGGATACaagattttattgatatttgtaaacataaaaattattcggATGTTGAAacatttgtcaataattttatatcggAAGCGTATTCAGCTGGTCAG ttCTTGGAGCAGctcaatgaaattattatttactcaaaagattttacaaaacagcaaaaagcaaaaatttgtgaaaaattaggt TTATGTAATTTTCAATTACAAGATGGTGGATctgaatatttacaattaattgatCTTGGTTGTACAATTTTAATgagtaataaaatgaaatga
- the LOC123290471 gene encoding glutamate--cysteine ligase: MGLLTEGSPLSWEETKKLSEHVREHGIIQFINLYKRLWDRQGDVLKWGDEVEYMIVKFDDANKKARVSLRAEQILNALNEKELKDPTGVKSLWRPEYGAYMIEGTPGAPYGGLLAHFNIVEANMKFRRDEAAELLQAGEVLMSLTSFPRLGCPDFTVPPTTPTPDRGATRSLFFPDEVIYPGHPRFKTLSRNIRERRGEKVAINLPIFPDENTKIPVDESYKHSDAAKPDHVYMDAMGFGMGCCCLQLTFQACNITEARTLYDQLTPLCPIMLALTAASPVHRGFLTDVDCRWNVISSSVDCRTAEERGLQPLKNNKFVINKSRYDSIDSYLSVCGEPYNDVPLIYDPKVYQQLRDAGIDHLLAQHVAHLFIRDSVSIFSEKVHQNDEQDTDHFENIQSTNWQTMRFKPPPPNSTIGWRVEFRPCEVQLTDFENAAIVCFVVLLTRVILSYQLNLLIPISKVDENMQNAQKRNACRTGKFWFRKNLLTCDSPPEASKCCPKSGSELYEQMTIDQIINGMDGQFPGLIPLIKSYLSGMDVDADTHCTIQQYLKFIQRRASGQLNTTATWIRNFVTSHPDYKKDSIVSDSINYDLLKTVHKLQQGEIVCPDLVDELETSKTKENVPDAYKTSENCNC; the protein is encoded by the exons atgggTTTATTAACTGAAGGTAGTCCTTTATCGTGggaagaaactaaaaaattatcggAACATGTTCGAGAACATGGTATTATACAGTTTATCAACTTATACAAACGTTTATGGGATCGACAAGGGGATGTTTTAAAATGGGGCGATGAAGTTGAATACATGATTGTGAAATTTGATGATGCCAATAAAAAGGCACGTGTTAGTTTACGAGCAGAACAAATATTGAATGCGCTCAACgaaaaagaattaaaagatcCAACTGGTGTTAAATCACTGTGGCGACCAGAATATGGTGCGTACATGATTGAAGGTACCCCTGGAGCACCGTATGGGGGTTTGCTAGCACATTTTAATATTGTTGAAGCGAATATGAAGTTTCGACGGGATGAAGCTGCTGAACTTTTACAAGCTGGTGAAGTTCTTATGTCATTAACCAGTTTTCCAag ATTAGGATGTCCAGATTTTACAGTTCCGCCAACTACACCAACTCCCGATCGTGGTGCAACCAGATCTTTATTTTTCCCCGATGAAGTGATATATCCAGGACATCCACGTTTTAAAACATTGTCCAGAAATATACGAGAAAGACGTGGTGAAAAAGTAGCCATTAATTTACCaa tttttccggatgaaaatacgaaaattccAGTGGATGAGAGTTATAAGCACAGTGACGCTGCGAAACCAGATCATGTTTATATGGATGCGATGGGCTTTGGTATgggttgttgttgtttacaatTAACGTTTCAAGCTTGTAATATCACAGAAGCAAGAACATTGTACGATCAATTAACACCGTTGTGTCCGATTatg ctTGCGCTGACAGCGGCCTCGCCAGTGCACAGAGGCTTCTTAACAGATGTCGACTGTCGTTGGAATGTGATATCGAGTTCAGTGGATTGTCGTACCGCAGAGGAGCGTGGTCTAcaacctttaaaaaataataaatttgttataaataaatcaagatATGATTCTATTGATTCATATTTATCCGTGTGCGGTGAACCTTACAACGATGTACCTTTAATTTACGACCCTAAG GTTTACCAACAGTTGCGGGACGCTGGTATTGACCATCTATTAGCACAACATGTAGCACATCTGTTCATACGTGACTCTGTGTCCATATTCAGTGAGAAGGTGCATCAGAATGATGAACAGGATACTGATCATTTTGAG aaCATTCAATCAACAAATTGGCAAACAATGCGATTTAAACCGCCTCCACCAAATTCAACAATCGGTTGGCGTGTAGAGTTTCGTCCATGCGAGGTACAACTAACAGACTTTGAGAATGCAGCGATTGTATGTTTCGTGGTGTTATTGACACGTGTCATTCTGTCATATCAATTAAATCTATTGATACCGATCAGTAAAGTGGATGAGAACATGCAAAATGCACAGAAACGTAATGCATGTCGAACTGGTAAGTTCTGGTTCCGTAAGAATCTATTGACATGCGATTCACCACCCGAGGCCAGCAAATGTTGCCCGAAATCTGGATCCGAATTATATGAACAGATGACCATCGATCAAATTATCAATGGAATG GATGGACAATTTCCAGGTTTAATACCATTAATAAAGAGTTATTTAAGTGGTATGGATGTGGATGCTGATACACACTGTACaattcaacaatatttaaagtttatacaAAGACGTGCTAGTGGTCAATTAAATACGACCGCCACATGGATTAGAAACTTTGTTACATCACATCCAGATTACAA gaaaGATTCAATTGTATCAGATTcgataaattatgatttattaaaaactgtacATAAATTACAACAAGGTGAAATTGTATGTCCTGATCTAGTCGACGAATTAGAAACATCGAAAACGAAAGAAAATGTACCGGATGCCTATAAAACTAGTGAAAACTGTAATTGTTAA
- the LOC123290501 gene encoding replication factor C subunit 4 isoform X2 — protein MQAFLKTGKLGPSEKKPTTSGKTTKARTAPWVEKYRPRTVEDVVEQKEAVEVLKQCMSGADLPNLLFYGPPGTGKTSTILAACRQLFGDMYKERILELNASDERGIQVIREKVKSFAQITASGIRPDGKSCPPFKIIILDEADSMTHAAQAALRRTMERESKTTRFCLICNYVSRIIPPLTSRCTKFRFKPLAEEEIVKRLKHICSEENITCEPQTMDLLVRTSGGDLRRAITCLQSCSRLKGDQVAINKDDVYEVTGVVPDQWIQDFIDICKHKNYSDVETFVNNFISEAYSAGQLCNFQLQDGGSEYLQLIDLGCTILMSNKMK, from the exons atgcaggcatttttaaaaactggTAAACTTGGACCATCCGAAAAAAAACCAACGACCAGTGGAAAAACTACCAAAGCACGTACAGCACCATGGGTTGAAAAATA tcGACCACGGACCGTTGAAGATGTTGTCGAACAAAAAGAAGCTGTGgaagtattaaaacaatgtATGTCTGGTGCAGATTTaccaaatttattgttttatgggCCACCTGGAACTGGTAAAACTAGTACGATCCTAGCAGCGTGTAGACAATTATTTGGTGATATGTACAAAGAAAG aatCCTCGAATTGAATGCATCGGATGAACGAGGTATTCAAGTAATTCGTGAAAAAGTTAAGAGTTTTGCACAAATAACAGCGAGTGGAATTCGTCCTGA tGGTAAAAGTTGTCCACCATTTAAAATCATAATCTTAGATGAAGCGGATTCAATGACACACGCAGCCCAAGCAGCACTACGTCGTACAATGGAACGTGAATCGAAAACCACTCGATTCTGTTTGATTTGTAACTATGTGTCCCGTATTATACCACCATTAACATCCCGTTGTACAAAGTTCCGTTTCAAACCGTTAGCGGAAGAGGAGATCGTGAAACgtttaaaacatatttgtaGCGAGGAGAACATCACATGCGAACCACAAACAATGGATTTATTGGTACGAACCAGTGGTGGTGATTTACGTCGTGCCATCACATGCTTACAAAGTTGTTCCCGTTTGAAAGGGGATCAAGTAGCGATCAATAAGGATGATGTGTACGAAGTGACTGGTGTTGTTCCAGATCAATGGATACaagattttattgatatttgtaaacataaaaattattcggATGTTGAAacatttgtcaataattttatatcggAAGCGTATTCAGCTGGTCAG TTATGTAATTTTCAATTACAAGATGGTGGATctgaatatttacaattaattgatCTTGGTTGTACAATTTTAATgagtaataaaatgaaatga